Proteins from a genomic interval of Sporolactobacillus sp. Y61:
- the murQ gene encoding N-acetylmuramic acid 6-phosphate etherase, translating to MMLEKLTTEQRNKKTMNLDQLSVSEILHLMNDEDQHVPGRVRHVLPQVEKAVSATIAAFRNNGRLIYMGAGTSGRLGVLDAAECVPTFSSDPSTVVGLIAGGPAAMTRSIEGAEDSPELGEEDLSKLHLTPQDVVIGIAASGRTPYVAGGMAYANKIGATTVSLSCNVHAEISRLAKIPVEVDVGQEVLTGSTRLKSGTAQKLILNMISTASMIATGKVYKNLMVDVKPLNDKLIERSKRIIMEATECTYETASEFFLKANRNVKVAIVMLLTGLNAEEAGTRLKETQGFVRKAIHKGEENS from the coding sequence GATGTTAGAAAAATTAACGACTGAACAGCGCAATAAAAAAACGATGAATCTGGATCAATTGTCGGTAAGTGAAATATTACATCTCATGAATGATGAGGATCAGCATGTGCCGGGGAGGGTGCGGCATGTATTGCCGCAGGTAGAAAAAGCAGTAAGCGCAACAATTGCTGCTTTCCGAAACAATGGGCGATTAATTTATATGGGGGCCGGCACGAGCGGTCGACTTGGGGTTCTGGATGCTGCGGAATGTGTTCCAACATTCAGCAGCGACCCCTCCACAGTGGTTGGGCTGATTGCTGGAGGACCTGCTGCAATGACCCGTTCTATTGAGGGGGCGGAAGACTCACCAGAACTGGGTGAGGAGGACTTGTCAAAGCTTCATTTGACCCCGCAGGATGTTGTCATTGGCATTGCAGCGAGCGGCCGGACACCTTATGTGGCTGGAGGCATGGCATATGCGAACAAAATCGGCGCAACAACGGTCAGTCTTTCCTGTAATGTGCATGCTGAAATTAGCCGGCTCGCAAAAATTCCTGTTGAAGTGGATGTCGGGCAAGAGGTTCTGACCGGTTCCACACGTCTTAAGTCAGGAACGGCACAGAAGCTGATTCTGAATATGATCTCGACCGCATCGATGATTGCCACGGGCAAAGTTTATAAGAACCTGATGGTTGACGTTAAGCCATTAAATGACAAGCTGATTGAGCGTTCCAAACGAATAATCATGGAAGCAACAGAATGCACCTATGAAACAGCATCTGAGTTTTTTCTCAAGGCAAACAGGAATGTGAAGGTGGCCATCGTGATGTTACTGACCGGACTTAATGCTGAAGAAGCCGGTACACGACTTAAAGAAACACAAGGATTCGTCAGAAAAGCCATTCATAAAGGAGAGGAAAACTCATGA